TCGGTCCTGGCAAGCGCCGAGGTGATCAGCCGCCCGCGTTCAGCGCCGCGTTATTCTTCGCCAGCCCCTCTTGCAGGTCTGCGCTGTCATTTTCCCGGTAGCGCTCCGTTGTGACACCCGGCAGGGCGCCGAACTGCTCAGACAGATTGCCTGGATAGAAGGTCACGTTCAGGCTCTCAAGCCCAGGAACCTGTTTCAGGATTGACGCCGTAGCATTGGCACAAAACGCACCCGGCACGCGCCCGTTCGCCCGAACCAGTTGATAGGCCCGTTGCGCCTGCTCCGGCGTCACCTCAAGCCGCTGCACCACCACATGATGCGTGCTGCGCGCATGAGACCCGCGATAGGCTTTCTCTACACCCGGCGTGATGCCGAACAGCACATCGTCGCGCTCTGGCACCACATCCGCATAGAACGAGCCCGCCGGATCAAAGATCACCCGCTCCGAGGCGTTGACCATCAGCGATGTATGCGCGCCCTTGCCGGTGCGGTTGTTGATCATAGTATACAGCGTCAGCGCAGGCGGACCATTGTGACGATAGGCCACCCGCTCCAGCGTGGCGTCATCGGCATTGGGCTGCTGCTGGGCCGCACAGGCCGTCAGCGCGGCAACTGCCAGACCGAGAGCTGCAAATCGCAACCCAGTCGACAGCCGCCGAACACCGGAACGCACGTTGAGATCAGAACCACTCACGAGGGTGATCAGGTCGCGAAGATTGCAAGGAACACCGCAAAGAGCAGCGCCGCAATGCAGAACCGAGTGGTGAATTTGAGGAAGCCGTTGTAGGTCTTTTCCTGAACGGTGATATCCATCGAACCGTGCTTATGGTCAGCCATGTGTCCATTCCTATTCGCGTCTGTTTTCCGCTGAATACTGGATTTCGCAGACCCTGTCACCACGTCAATCGGGCGCAGCCGGATCAAATCATCGGGTGGAATTGCCACGACAGGGCCGATAGCCATATCCCCAACGCCAACTCAACCCACTGCAGGGCGCGCCGCCGAATCGCACGGCCGCGTAGATCGCTGCCGCCACTGGTGACGCAAGATTGGCGATTGTGGGGTCTTTGGCGCTTAGATTTGTCTCTACGCAGCGGCGCAGAGCCTGATCCGCGACCAGCCGCGCACGTTGGCTAGCCACGGACAGTTCTACCGCTTCCGACACGGCTATATCCGCACCGCCAATCCCAGCCGCGTTGTGATATTTCCGGTCATGGGCAATGCAGCACACCTCAAATGGCGGTCCGCCATCAGCCCCAGACTTTCCGCTCATCTGCCGCCAGATCGCCGACAGACCACCGCTACACCCATCTGTGGTGAATGGCGCCGTCGCACCGCCAGCCGCTGCAACTTCCTGCATCAGCGCGCGATGCGCGGCGCGCTCCAGCCGCTCCCAATATCCGGTCGGCACATCCGTATCCGCGTCAGCAGCGCCCGCGGCAATGCAGCAAAACAACGCAATGCCGCCCCATAAGGATAGCGCCACCCCGCGATCAGGTCTCAGACCCCTCGCCCTCAAGATCAGAGACCAGACGAAAGCCGATCCGATTGGCGGGTGCCGCCTCGTTGCGCTTGGGCAACGCCCGCAACATCACATTCAGCTGGCTGACGTGCTGCACCAGCTGCGTGCGCGCACCGCTGGAGTCGCTGCCATAATATGTGATCATATCGGGATCAAAATACCCCATGCCTTCAATCCGCATCACGCCCGCATCGCCACCGGCAAAGCCCATGGCCACCTCATGCTCGCCGTCGAGCTGCTCCTCGAAGTTCTTGATATAGAGGATCAGCCGCTCATAGGCCCAGCGTGCAGCGCTTTTATCTGCAACCGGCTTTTGCAGCGGCTCAGGCAGCTTTTTGATGCCTGAGCAGGCATCAGGATCTGAATGGACCTCATGTACACAGGGCAGAATAGCGGCCTCGACGGCCTCGGCGCTTGTTGCGATCTCATCTGTCATGATCTCTCCCTTTCCAGGGGTCGATCACCCCTTGCGCTGGTAGAGCCAGGCCCCGTCAGCCCGGCGGCTGCGGTCCACCTGACCCAGATGGTACAGATGATTTACATGGGCCACCGCCTCGACCAAAGCAAGCCCGTATTCCCCCCCTCCGATCTTGCGCTTGAACAGCGGCGCAAAGCACTCAGCCGCAGTCCGCGGCTCATCCAGGTGGTCAAGCAACCGCGCCAGCGCGCCGTGATGATTGTCGATCAGCTGCGCCATGCGATGCGGCAGGCCGAGGAATGGCAACTTATGCCCGCCCAAGGCCAGTTGATCAGCCCGTGTCAGTGGTGCCAGACGCTCGCAGGCCTCCAGCCACTCTGCCACCGGATCGGCCATCGGTTCCGTCGCATAAACGCCGATATTGGGGCTGATAGAGGACAGGATCTGATCGCCGGTGATCACCAGATTGTCATCACGGCTCCAGAAGGTTGCGTGCTCAGGCGCGTGACCATTGCCCATGTGGATGTCCCAGTCACGCCCACCCATGCGCAGCACATCGCCCTGTTTGATGCGGGTAAACCCAAGTGGCATGGGATAAACCGTATCGGAGAAATTGAATGGCCGCTCCGCCACCCGCGCGTCATAGATTGCCGGATCCATTCCGGCACTGCGATAAAACGCCAGTGTCTCCTCCGGCCAGCTCTCCTGCACGTCCAGTGTCAGCATACGTGCAAACAGCCAGGCTGTGCGCGTGGTCACCAGCTCCGCACCATGCTCCGACTGGAACCACCCCGCATTGCCGATATGATCCGGGTGATGATGCGTCACGACCACCCGGCGAACCGGTTTGCCGCCCAAGGGTCCCGCCATCAGCTGCTCCCAGATCCGACGGGTCTTGTTCGACGACATACCTGTGTCCACGACGGTCCAGCCATCGCCGTCATCCAGAGCATAGACGTTCACATGGTCCAGCTTCATCGGCAGTGGCAAGCGCATCCAGAGGACGCCCTCCGCCACCTCGATCGCCTCGCCCTGCGCGGGTGGCTCAGCCCATGGGCCGTCTGGGCGCGGACTGGTCATCCGTCGGCCAGCTCATCCAAAGTCAGCGCCCGCGCGCCCGCGCTCCCCGACTGCGCATGGGCCAGCAGTGCAGCGTGTTCCGGCAACATCCGGTTGATGTAGAAACGCGCCAGCTTCTCACGCGGGCCACCGATATCAGCCATCGCCGCCGCCAGGTGGTAGTGCCCGCCCAGAACCCGCGCAAACGCATGCAGGAACGGCACCGCCCCGGCGAAACGCTCGTCCATATCATCCTGTGCCGTCAGCCATTCGGTCGCCTCGCGCAGGGATTCGCAGGCCTGCCAGACCGCTTCGGCCATATTCGGATGGGTGGTGCGCGCGCGCTCGGCCTGTTCCTCGATCTCGTCGATCAAACGGTGCGCCATATCGCCACCGTCCATCATCTTGCGCCCCACCAGATCCATCGCCTGAATGCCGTTGGTGCCCTCGTAGATCGCCGTCACACGTACATCACGATAGAACTGCGCCGCGCCGGTTTCTTCAATGAATCCCATACCGCCGTGCACCTGCACACCGGTCTCAGAAACCCGCATCCCGGTTTCAGTGCCAAAGGCCTTGGCAATCGGCGTCAGGAAGGCAGCCCGCGCTGCCCACTCCTGCGTCGCGGTGGCCGTCTGCATATCAATCGCCTGCGAACAGGCCAGAAGGATCGCGCGCGCAGCGAAGAGATCTGCCTTCATCTCCATCAGCATCCGGCGTACATCCGCATGATCAACGATGGTGCCAGACGCAGATTTTCCCTGCTTGCGCTCCAGCGCATAGGCCAGCGCCTTCTGATAAGCTGCTCCAGCAATGCCAACGCCCTGACCACCAACACCCAGACGGGCATTGTTCATCATGGTGAACATCGCCGCCAGACCACCGCCCGGCTGACCAATCATCCAGCCGATCGCACCATCATATTGCATCACGCAGGTTGGTGAACCATGCAGACCCATCTTGTGTTCCAGGCTCACCACCTTCAGGTCGTTGGCTTTGCCGGGATTCCCATCAGCATCGGGCAGGTACTTGGGCACCAGAAACAGGGAAATTCCCTTGGTTCCGGGTGCCGCATCAGGCAGGCGCGCCAGCACCAGATGGCAGATATTGCCCGCAAAATCATTGTCACCCCAGGAGATGTAAATCTTCTGCCCACTGATCGCATAGGTACCGTCGTCCAACGGATCCGCCTTCGAGCTGAGCGCCCCCACGTCGGAGCCGGCCTGCGGCTCGGTCAGGTTCATGGTGCCGGACCATTCACCGGAAATCAGCTTCGGCAGATAAAGCGACTTGATCTCATCGCTGGCGTGATGTTCCAGCGCCTCGATCTGACCCTGGCTCATCAGCGGTGCCAGCTGCAGCGACAGACAGGCGCCCGACATCATTTCATTTACGGCGGTGGTCAGGGTCATCGGCAGCCCCATGCCGCCAAACGCCTCAGAGGCGCTCATGCCGATCCAGCCCCCCTCGGAGATCGCCTGCCACCCTTCGGCATAGCCCGGCGATGTGCGCAACACCCCGTTTTCAAGATGTGCCGGCTGGAGGTCCCCGCCCCGGTTCAAGGGCGCCATCACCTCATCACAGAATTTTCCGGCTTCGGTCAGAATCGCAGTCACGACATCGTCGCTCGCCTCGCTAAACCGGTCGGTTGCGGAAATATCGCTATAGCCAACGATGTGGTTCAGAAGAAACTGATACTCGGGAACGGGGGCGCGGAAGGTCATGTCTGGCCTCTTTCAGAGAGAGCTGGTCGGGGCAGCCTTGGCATCATTGCCCCAAACCTTTATGTTGAACGTCTTGTCCGATTACCTAACCGGGCCCCTTATTCAAGCAACCAAAACGCCGCGTCACCAGCCATGTCCAGCCCTACAACCCGCCTCCTGACCGCTCAGCCGCAGGAAATCAGCACCGCTGCGGACCTGTTGAAGGAAGGCCAGCTTGTCGCCTTTCCGACAGAAACCGTCTACGGACTGGGCGCCGACGCGCGCCAGACCAACGCGGTTGAGGCGCTTTATGCCGCCAAGGGACGCCCCAGCTTCAATCCGCTGATCGCGCATGTCCATTCGGTCGAAACAGCCCAGCGCCATGTGATCTGGTCTGATATCGCCGACACACTGGCGGAGGCCTTCTGGCCTGGCCCGCTGACGCTGGTCCTGCCGCTGCGTGAGGACCACGGTATCTCGCCTCTGGTCACCGCCGGGCTGAACACCCTCGGTATCCGTATTCCTGCCCATCCCGCCGCCCGCGCGCTGCTATCGGTGCTGGATGGCCCGGTTGCCGCGCCTTCGGCCAATCCATCGGGCAGGATCAGTCCGACAACCGCAGCCCATGTCATCGCCGGTCTCGGTGGGCGCATTGCTGCAGTTGTTGATGATGGCCCCTGCGGCGTTGGCGTGGAGTCAACAATCATCGGGCTGGCTACCGGCACCCCCCTGTTGCTGCGTCCCGGTGGACTCGCCACAGAAGAGATTGAAGCCGTTCTAGGCCACACCCTGCATTTGCGCGATGCCAGCGATCCGCTGACCGCGCCGGGTCAGCTGCTGTCGCACTATGCCCCCCGCGCCAGCGTCCGCCTGAACGTGACAACCCCGCAAGACGGCGAACTCTACCTTGGTTTTGGCGCCATGGAGTGTGATTTGAACCTCTCCGCCAGCGGCGACCTGCGCGAGGCGGCAGCGCAATTGTTTGGCCACCTGCACCGCCTCGACGCCAGAGCGCAGCCTATCGCAGTCGCCCCCATCCCGGACGCCGGGCTGGGCGTCGCCATCAACGACCGCCTGCGCCGCGCCGCAGCGCCGCGCTGATCGGCAGCCCCCAAACGTCAGCTTATCTTGATCGGTCAGGCGTGACCGGCACTGGTCGACAGGGTCAGCGGATCAACACCCAGCGACCGCAAGGCCGCCTCCCATTTGGTGGTATCATCCAGATCAAACACCAGCTCCGGTGTTGCCGGAGCGTTCAGCCAGCCATTATTGGCGATTTCCGTTTCCAACTGCCCCGGGCCCCAACCGGCATAACCCAGCATCACCATGACCTGTTCAGGCCCGCGCCCCATTGCGATGTCTTCCAATACATCCACGGTCGCAGTCATTGAAAACGCCTCTGCCACCCGCAGAGAACTGACGTTGGATTTATACTCAGGCGAATGCAGCACAAAGCCACGCTGCGTCTCAACCGGTCCACCGAAACGGACCGGCAGCGCTGCCTCCTCTGCACTGCGCGGTGTGATATCCAGTTGTTCCAGAAGGTTGGACAAATCGACACCCGCAGCGGGCTTGTTCACGATCAACCCCATTGCGCCATCGTCTTCATGTGAGCACAGCAAGATCAGCGAATGTTCAAACCTCGGGTCACCGATGCCGGGCATCGCAATCAGCAGTTCGCCGGTAAGATCCATATGAAGCTGTCGTCCTTTTTGTAATTGCCGTCATCCGTAACGCGGCGACGGGCCTGCCCTCTCACAATGGCCACCCACAGCAAGAGGTTCAAGGCCAAGCCGTACCAAAGCGTCGGCTCGCTGGCGCTGACCGGAACGTGACTTGGCATTTCAGGCGGAATTGCGCATGTAATCTGGCATGAAGACACATCCGTTTCTCTCTGCTCTCGCGACAGCTGTCAGATCACTGGCGAAGGGTCTTGGCACACCTCTTGTGCTGGGACTGCTAGCCTTGCCCACCAGCACATCAGCCGAGCAAATGTCCGACATCGTGCAGATTGAGGTGCTGGATGGTGGTGCGACCCGGCGCGGCACACATATGGGTGCATTGCGACTGACGCTCTCGGAGGGCTGGAAAACCTACTGGCGCGCACCCGGTGACGCCGGCATCCCACCCCGGTTCAGCTGGCGGGGATCGCGCAACGTCGGTGCGGTCGAAATCCGCTGGCCCACGCCCGAGGTTTTTCTGACCTCCGGATTTCGCACCATCGGCTACCATGACCAACTGGTGCTTCCGATTGAAATCACCCCCGCCAAACCGGGCCAGCCACTGCGACTGAAAGGCCGGATGGAGCTGGGCATCTGTAAAGATGTCTGCATCCCCTCCGAACTGCGCTTTGATCGCCCGCTAAAACCCAACAGCCGCCGCAATCCAGCGATTGTGGCAGCGCTGGCGGATCGTCCGTGGTCGGCCAAAGAAGCCGGCGTGCAGGCCGCAACCTGTGCGATCACACCCAGCCGCTACGGCATGGAACTCGTCGCCCGGATCACCATGCCCAGCGCAGGCGGAGATGAGATCGTGGTGGTTGAGCCCGGCCCGCCCACCTTGGTGACTACCGAGACGACAACCACCCGGCAGGGCCGCCACCTGACTGCTAAGACCGAGATCATCTCCGCTGAGGGTGGCCCCTTCGCCGTTGATCGCTCACAGATGCGGTTTACCGTGCTTGGGCGCAACCATGCGGTGGACATTCAAGGCTGCACCCGACACTAATAAGGGGATTATCAGCCGGATCGGATCCAGCCATGTCAAACGACGCAGCCGCCCCTGATAGCTCCGGTGGTCACAATCAGCCCCTGCGCCCGATCCTTGGCGCTCTCGCCGTGGTCTGCCAATCCAGCCAAAGCGGCGATCGGGTGATCCTCGTCCAGCGCAGATCGCCCCCGAATGCAGGCTGGTGGGGTTTCCCCGGCGGCCATGTTGAACTGGGCGAAACTGCGATGCAGGCTGCCGCCCGTGAACTGCTTGAAGAAACCGGCGTCATCGCAACCCCGCGTGAAGTCCTGACTCATGTCGATGTCATGCTGCGCGATGAAGCCGGCGAGGTTCAACGACAGTATCTCTTAGTCGCTGTGCTCTGTGACTACGTCTCCGGTCAGCCAGCCCCGGATGATGATGCCCTACAGGCGCAATGGGTGCCGGTCGCCGATTTGACCAGTCGTTTTGGTGCCACCCCTGATCGTATGCTGATCGATCAGGTGGCGGAGGTTGCCGCCCTTGCCCAGAAACGGCAGCGTCGCGCAACGGGCGCCTGACCTTCATTTCGCCATTCGAACAAGTGGCAGCCGCTCATCAGATAGCTGCGCGACGTCCCCCCAGTATCCGCGCTGTAACATAGGTCATCAGGCTCAGCAGCACCGCGCCGATCACGAACAGCAACAGGCCAGCGCGCAGTGGATCCATCTCCACCAGCTCCGGCGCGGCGGCTCTCAACACCGGATGCAGCGCCCCAACCGCCATCGCATAGCCAACAGTCAGCGCCAGCCACAGGATCTGCGCCGCACCAAGCCCCAGCGTCAGCCAACGCAGGTCACCAGCCCGCGACGACAGCCCCCGCCGCAGCGCTGCAAAGGGACGCGCCACATCCGCCTGCACCGCCACCAACGCGGGCACAACCAGCAGCACCAGGAACATGCCGAACCCAAGGCCATAGACCAGCGTGATCACTGTGGGTTTAAGAAACTGCGCTTGCTGCGAACCTTCATACATCAACGGAGCCAGCCCCAGAACGGTCGTCAGAGTCGTTAGCATCACCGGTCGCAATCGATCTGCAGCCCCATCAATGATCGACGGGATCAGCCCGCGCTCTTCTGCGTATTCGTCGATGGTTGTCACCAATACGATCGAGTCGTTGATGATTATGCCTGTCATCCCCAAAAGGCCAACCACAGTGAACATCGACAGCGGCACCTCCCAGAGGTAGTGCCCCCAGATCGTCCCGACGAGCCCAAAAGGAATGATCGCCATAACCACCAAGGGCCGCGTCCAGCTGGCAAAGATCCATGCCAACACCAGATAAATCCCCGTCAGGCATAGGATCAATCCGGTTCTGGCGTCATTCAGAAATTCGTTTTCCTGCTCACTCAGCCCAGCCAATTGCCAATCCACCTGTCGCTCGCTGGCGATCTTCGGCAGGATCTCTTCTTGCAGCGCTGTGACAATTGCCTGTGCCCGTGCCGGATCATCCTCTGAGATATCCCCGGTGACACTGATCACACGGACACCATTTTCACGTCGCACGGTGGAAAACCCGGTACGCTGGGTCACCGACACGATATCGGCCAAGGGCAGATAGACCCCTGCCGGGCTGCGCATCAGCGTGCGCTCCAGGAAATCGGCGGTCAACTCACCCTCCGGCAGTTCGACCCGGATTGCGGCACTGCGCGGCCCATCCGGATAGGTTGCCGCCTCTATGCCGTTCAACCGTGCCCGCAAGGCCCGCCCCAGCGTCTCCACCGTGAATTCCAGCGCGCGCCCCTGCGGTGTCAGTTCGAGCACCAGCTCTTCCTTGTCATAGGCAAGATTGTCCTCAACCGCCGACACCTCCGGGTAGCGCAGGACAGCGGTTTTCAGATCCTCGGACGCTGCTTTCAGCACCTCGACAGCAGCGCCGCTGAACTGCACATCCAATGCATCGCCACCTGGACCCGACCGCCAGCCTCTGAACGATACCGTCTCCGCGAGCGGGTGACGGCGCACACTGTCCTGCAGCTCCGCCACAAAGGCAAAGCTGGAGTATGGCCGCAGATCGGCATCAATCAGCTCAATCGAAATCCCCCCCAGAAGATCGCTGTCCTTGGCATCCACCCCGGCCAGACCACGCCCCGCATTACCGCCAATTTCGGCCATGACAAAATCAACCGGGTTGCGGCCATGCCGTGCCTCGTAGTCCTGTCCCAGCGCCTCTACCGCGCGCTGCATTTCCTGCATCATTGCAAGCGTATCCGCCCGCGTTGCCCCCTCAGCCATGGCAAAATTCCCGGTGACCGATCCGCGCTCCGGCGCGTTGAAAAACCGCCATTTGACGTCGCCGCCGATGAACAGCGCCAGCTGGCTCGCCAGGATCACCGCAGCAGCGGCCAGCACCACGTAGCGGGCACGAACCACCAGCGCCATCAAAGGCCGGAACAGAGTGTCGCGCAGGCGGCGGAACCCCCGGTTTACCACACGGCTGGGCAGGTCATACCAATGCTCCTTGGCACTATGTGCCAGCGCATGGGCCAGATGATTTGGCAGGATCAGGAAACATTCGATCAGCGATCCCAGAAGCACCGCAATCACCGTCAGAGGGATATCTCGGATCAACTCGCCAAACCGCCCACCAATCGACACCAATCCGAAAAACGCGATAACCGTGGTCAATGTGGCTGCGAAAACCGGCATCGCCATGCGGCGCGCGGCGTTCTCTGCCGCGGCAACCGGGTGTTCGCCCAGACGCCGCGCACGGAAATCGGCGTGTTCCCCCACCACGATTGCGTCATCCACCACAATGCCAAGGGTGATGATCAGGCCAAACAGGCTGATCATATTGATGGTCAGCCCCGCCATATACATCAGCGCAATGGCGGCAAACATTGCTGCCGGAATGCCTGCGGCCACCCAGAAGGCGATGCGCGCATTAAGAAACAGGAACAGCAGCGCCAGCACCAGACCCAGACCCATCAGCCCATTATCGACCAGGATATCCAGACGCCCGGTGATCGCTTCGGCGCGGGTGCGGATCAGATCCGCACTGACACCATCCGGCAGGCTGGCCTGCAAGGCCTCCACCACATCTTCGACCTGATGCTGAATATCGATGGCATCGCCCTGATCCGACCGGTCCACCCGGATCGACATCGCAGGGTTGTCCCCGACAAAATAGGAGCGATTGCGATCCACGCCCTCGACCCGGATCGTAGCAACGTCACCAACCGTCAGGGCCGACCCATCCGGATTGGTTCGCAACACGATGCCCGCCAGCTCCTCCGGCGTGCGTTTCTCACTGCCAGTGCGGATGCGCGCATTGGCGCCACTCACGTCACCAGCCGGATTGGCATCAACCTCCGCCGCAATCGCCGCCGCAATATCAGCCATTGCGATATCGTGGGCAATCAAGCTGGCAGAGGGCACTTCGACCATGGTTTGCGGAGCAGCAATGCCCCGGATCGTGGTGCGGGTGACACCCACCTCAAACAGGCGCACAACCAGCTCATCTGCAAACAGTCCCAACTGGCGCGGTGCGATTGGCCCAGTGATCACCACATCCGTGACCCGATCGCGCCACGCCCCGCGACGCACACTCGGGTCTTCGGCCTCCTCCGGCAGTGTGGTGATTCCGTCTACGGCACTCTGCACATCATCCGCTGCGCGCGCCATGTCCCAGCCCGGCTCAAAGTCCAGCGAGATGCTGGCGCGCCCCTCACGCGATGTGGCACTGGAACTTTCGACCCCGTCAACCGCCAGCAGCGCAGGTTCCAGCGCCTGCACAATGGCGCTGTCGATGTCCTCAGGCCCGGCCCCTTCCCATTCGACAGAGACTGACACCCGGTCCACAATCACATCCGGAAAGAACTGCGCCCGCATATTGGGAATCGCCGCTGCGCCCAGCACCAGCAGCAGTACCAAAAGCAGGTTCGACAAGGTCCGGTGACGGGTAAAATAGCTCAGAACGCCGCCAGCCGAGCGGGGGAGGTTCCGCAGCATGACCCCTAGCCCCCCATCCGGGTTTCAATACGGTTGATCAGCCGCGCGGGGACCTTTGCGGCGGCCAGCTGTTCCAGCATCCGCGCCCGCACCGCCTCCGGCATCCGACTATTGCCTTCGACCATGGCGACCAGTCTGGCCCGGCGATCCTCCGACAGTTCAATCAGTTCAGCCTCCGCCGCAGCGGTGTCGCGCGGGGCGTCAGGATTGGCACCGGTAACCTCTGCGCCCTGCCGCAGTGGTCGCACTTTGATGCCCGCGCCCAGCAGAGGCGTGCGCCCGGTGACAACTTCGCGACCCTCCAGCCCTGTGCCACGCAGCAGCACATCGTCCCCCTGCCGACGCACCAATGTCACGTCCAGCGCCTGCAGCCGGTCATCCTCTCCCAGCAGCAGCACGGTCCCGTCGGACCCCAGCGCCGATGCGGGCAGCCGGGCCACGTCGCTCACCACCGGTTCCTCAACCTCCACCGTGACAAAATCACCGGGTTTGAAACCAAGCGCCCGGTTCAGCCGGGCGTAGATCAATCGGCCGGCCAGCCCCTCACCTGCATCGCCACTGTCTCGCACCACCACGCCAGGC
The nucleotide sequence above comes from Phaeobacter inhibens DSM 16374. Encoded proteins:
- a CDS encoding aa3-type cytochrome c oxidase subunit IV, with product MADHKHGSMDITVQEKTYNGFLKFTTRFCIAALLFAVFLAIFAT
- a CDS encoding DUF6173 family protein; its protein translation is MTDEIATSAEAVEAAILPCVHEVHSDPDACSGIKKLPEPLQKPVADKSAARWAYERLILYIKNFEEQLDGEHEVAMGFAGGDAGVMRIEGMGYFDPDMITYYGSDSSGARTQLVQHVSQLNVMLRALPKRNEAAPANRIGFRLVSDLEGEGSET
- a CDS encoding MBL fold metallo-hydrolase; translation: MTSPRPDGPWAEPPAQGEAIEVAEGVLWMRLPLPMKLDHVNVYALDDGDGWTVVDTGMSSNKTRRIWEQLMAGPLGGKPVRRVVVTHHHPDHIGNAGWFQSEHGAELVTTRTAWLFARMLTLDVQESWPEETLAFYRSAGMDPAIYDARVAERPFNFSDTVYPMPLGFTRIKQGDVLRMGGRDWDIHMGNGHAPEHATFWSRDDNLVITGDQILSSISPNIGVYATEPMADPVAEWLEACERLAPLTRADQLALGGHKLPFLGLPHRMAQLIDNHHGALARLLDHLDEPRTAAECFAPLFKRKIGGGEYGLALVEAVAHVNHLYHLGQVDRSRRADGAWLYQRKG
- a CDS encoding acyl-CoA dehydrogenase, with translation MTFRAPVPEYQFLLNHIVGYSDISATDRFSEASDDVVTAILTEAGKFCDEVMAPLNRGGDLQPAHLENGVLRTSPGYAEGWQAISEGGWIGMSASEAFGGMGLPMTLTTAVNEMMSGACLSLQLAPLMSQGQIEALEHHASDEIKSLYLPKLISGEWSGTMNLTEPQAGSDVGALSSKADPLDDGTYAISGQKIYISWGDNDFAGNICHLVLARLPDAAPGTKGISLFLVPKYLPDADGNPGKANDLKVVSLEHKMGLHGSPTCVMQYDGAIGWMIGQPGGGLAAMFTMMNNARLGVGGQGVGIAGAAYQKALAYALERKQGKSASGTIVDHADVRRMLMEMKADLFAARAILLACSQAIDMQTATATQEWAARAAFLTPIAKAFGTETGMRVSETGVQVHGGMGFIEETGAAQFYRDVRVTAIYEGTNGIQAMDLVGRKMMDGGDMAHRLIDEIEEQAERARTTHPNMAEAVWQACESLREATEWLTAQDDMDERFAGAVPFLHAFARVLGGHYHLAAAMADIGGPREKLARFYINRMLPEHAALLAHAQSGSAGARALTLDELADG
- a CDS encoding L-threonylcarbamoyladenylate synthase, which codes for MSSPTTRLLTAQPQEISTAADLLKEGQLVAFPTETVYGLGADARQTNAVEALYAAKGRPSFNPLIAHVHSVETAQRHVIWSDIADTLAEAFWPGPLTLVLPLREDHGISPLVTAGLNTLGIRIPAHPAARALLSVLDGPVAAPSANPSGRISPTTAAHVIAGLGGRIAAVVDDGPCGVGVESTIIGLATGTPLLLRPGGLATEEIEAVLGHTLHLRDASDPLTAPGQLLSHYAPRASVRLNVTTPQDGELYLGFGAMECDLNLSASGDLREAAAQLFGHLHRLDARAQPIAVAPIPDAGLGVAINDRLRRAAAPR
- a CDS encoding YqgE/AlgH family protein, with protein sequence MDLTGELLIAMPGIGDPRFEHSLILLCSHEDDGAMGLIVNKPAAGVDLSNLLEQLDITPRSAEEAALPVRFGGPVETQRGFVLHSPEYKSNVSSLRVAEAFSMTATVDVLEDIAMGRGPEQVMVMLGYAGWGPGQLETEIANNGWLNAPATPELVFDLDDTTKWEAALRSLGVDPLTLSTSAGHA
- a CDS encoding protein-disulfide reductase DsbD domain-containing protein; this encodes MKTHPFLSALATAVRSLAKGLGTPLVLGLLALPTSTSAEQMSDIVQIEVLDGGATRRGTHMGALRLTLSEGWKTYWRAPGDAGIPPRFSWRGSRNVGAVEIRWPTPEVFLTSGFRTIGYHDQLVLPIEITPAKPGQPLRLKGRMELGICKDVCIPSELRFDRPLKPNSRRNPAIVAALADRPWSAKEAGVQAATCAITPSRYGMELVARITMPSAGGDEIVVVEPGPPTLVTTETTTTRQGRHLTAKTEIISAEGGPFAVDRSQMRFTVLGRNHAVDIQGCTRH
- a CDS encoding NUDIX hydrolase; translation: MSNDAAAPDSSGGHNQPLRPILGALAVVCQSSQSGDRVILVQRRSPPNAGWWGFPGGHVELGETAMQAAARELLEETGVIATPREVLTHVDVMLRDEAGEVQRQYLLVAVLCDYVSGQPAPDDDALQAQWVPVADLTSRFGATPDRMLIDQVAEVAALAQKRQRRATGA
- a CDS encoding efflux RND transporter permease subunit produces the protein MLRNLPRSAGGVLSYFTRHRTLSNLLLVLLLVLGAAAIPNMRAQFFPDVIVDRVSVSVEWEGAGPEDIDSAIVQALEPALLAVDGVESSSATSREGRASISLDFEPGWDMARAADDVQSAVDGITTLPEEAEDPSVRRGAWRDRVTDVVITGPIAPRQLGLFADELVVRLFEVGVTRTTIRGIAAPQTMVEVPSASLIAHDIAMADIAAAIAAEVDANPAGDVSGANARIRTGSEKRTPEELAGIVLRTNPDGSALTVGDVATIRVEGVDRNRSYFVGDNPAMSIRVDRSDQGDAIDIQHQVEDVVEALQASLPDGVSADLIRTRAEAITGRLDILVDNGLMGLGLVLALLFLFLNARIAFWVAAGIPAAMFAAIALMYMAGLTINMISLFGLIITLGIVVDDAIVVGEHADFRARRLGEHPVAAAENAARRMAMPVFAATLTTVIAFFGLVSIGGRFGELIRDIPLTVIAVLLGSLIECFLILPNHLAHALAHSAKEHWYDLPSRVVNRGFRRLRDTLFRPLMALVVRARYVVLAAAAVILASQLALFIGGDVKWRFFNAPERGSVTGNFAMAEGATRADTLAMMQEMQRAVEALGQDYEARHGRNPVDFVMAEIGGNAGRGLAGVDAKDSDLLGGISIELIDADLRPYSSFAFVAELQDSVRRHPLAETVSFRGWRSGPGGDALDVQFSGAAVEVLKAASEDLKTAVLRYPEVSAVEDNLAYDKEELVLELTPQGRALEFTVETLGRALRARLNGIEAATYPDGPRSAAIRVELPEGELTADFLERTLMRSPAGVYLPLADIVSVTQRTGFSTVRRENGVRVISVTGDISEDDPARAQAIVTALQEEILPKIASERQVDWQLAGLSEQENEFLNDARTGLILCLTGIYLVLAWIFASWTRPLVVMAIIPFGLVGTIWGHYLWEVPLSMFTVVGLLGMTGIIINDSIVLVTTIDEYAEERGLIPSIIDGAADRLRPVMLTTLTTVLGLAPLMYEGSQQAQFLKPTVITLVYGLGFGMFLVLLVVPALVAVQADVARPFAALRRGLSSRAGDLRWLTLGLGAAQILWLALTVGYAMAVGALHPVLRAAAPELVEMDPLRAGLLLFVIGAVLLSLMTYVTARILGGRRAAI